The following DNA comes from Brienomyrus brachyistius isolate T26 chromosome 16, BBRACH_0.4, whole genome shotgun sequence.
TATTGAAGGAGAGAGAGGGCAAGGGTAGGGGAGGACAGATAAAGCATGAGAGGGATGAGGTCAAAGACATTCATTTGTAAACTGAAGGTTTCCCATTCAAATAGCAACCCTATATAATATAAGGCGATTTATATAATATAGGCGATTTGaaatatcacaaaaaaaaactaggaTGAGTGTGTTTACCTATCCCGAAATGCTCATTCCACATGGTGTGCAGACCCACAGTAGCAGcagtcagctccttcttcagctcctcAAACTGAACATTTAGCTTGAACTCCACCCTGTCGGCCACACCCAGCTCCTGGCAAAGCCCCCGCAGCATCAGCACCCGGTCCTCGTCCTCCTGGTTTCGGCAGCCTCCAATCAACACCAGCCTCAGTGACTCACGGCCCAGGCCGGCCGGCCGCCTGTCCAGCAGACCCCGGAAGGCTCGGATCTGCAGACGGTGGTCCTTCTCTGGGCGGAACTGGCCCACCGAGACCAGGGAGTGGCACTTCCTGCCAGAGCCCTGCTCTTCCTCCAGCTCATCCAGAGGACAGTCTAAAAACGCATGGACGTCGCACGGAGGGTAAACGATGGCGGTTCGATTGGGCACTCGCCACAGGGCCAGGATGTGCCCCAGTGTCCAGCTGGAGTTGACCATGACCATGTGGCTGCAGGAGCCCGCCAGCCCATAGAGCAGCGAAAAGGCGCAGTAATAGACCATCTTGATGGCGCTCAACAGAGGGTTTCCAGCTATGTAGTCCACATTGTTGAAACGCACGTCCCGTTCACGGATCACCGACAGCATGTCAGTGCTCACGGTGGGGTAGTGCACATAGCTGACCACGCGGCAGCCGCCCAGGTGGCGGAACAGGGGCAGCGTGAAGGCGTAGCCCATAGAGTCCACATAGACGTCAGGGACAAACTCCGTGAGCGCCTCCCAGCCTAGGAAGACCGAGCCCACGCTCTGGCCCAGCAGGGTGAAGTGGGGATACAGACTGGCCTCCACGAGGAAGCGGTGTTTCAGGAACACAAACTTGACAGGCCGGGGCATGCGGATATTGAACCGCTGACGAGCTCCATTGAGAATCTGCTCCCCGGTCACACCCAGATCTCCAGTGTACACCACGATGGAGACATCTTGGTATCTGAAAAAGACGTGGCGAGACCCCACACGGTCAACATCCCACTATTCAGCATGGTGTGATTTCCAGTGACATactagaaaaaaaacacttgaaAAAGTGTCAACTTTAAGACATTTTACAGACATTTACTGTACTGGAGTACACAGCTGTCTACTGAATTTCTTGTCGGATTCAATTTCAATGAGAGTCCAAGACTGTCATGTATGATGTGCTGTCAAAAAAGTGGATTAGTTTTATCACACAACTGCATGCAAAGCATCAGGCTTCCCAAGGCTGTCTAATTCAGTAATGCTAGAATCCTTAATGGACTCAACTTATACAATCTGATGTGGGGGGCAAAATTCAAAAACACCCCAGTATGTGTCCTACCTGTTCTGCAGAGCTCTGATGGCACACCAGAGAACCCTCTCCCCGCCCCCTCCGGCATTACAGTAGGGGTGAAAGAATGCGACAGACAGGGCTTTCTCCCGGGCCAGTCGGGCGCTCCGGCTCCGCTGCAGCCACATGCGGACCCCCAACATGAGAAAGGCTAGAATCGCCGACAGCACCACG
Coding sequences within:
- the alg11 gene encoding GDP-Man:Man(3)GlcNAc(2)-PP-Dol alpha-1,2-mannosyltransferase is translated as MAAHDHLSLCLCDVIRLLWSLVLPCVYLCVVLSAILAFLMLGVRMWLQRSRSARLAREKALSVAFFHPYCNAGGGGERVLWCAIRALQNRYQDVSIVVYTGDLGVTGEQILNGARQRFNIRMPRPVKFVFLKHRFLVEASLYPHFTLLGQSVGSVFLGWEALTEFVPDVYVDSMGYAFTLPLFRHLGGCRVVSYVHYPTVSTDMLSVIRERDVRFNNVDYIAGNPLLSAIKMVYYCAFSLLYGLAGSCSHMVMVNSSWTLGHILALWRVPNRTAIVYPPCDVHAFLDCPLDELEEEQGSGRKCHSLVSVGQFRPEKDHRLQIRAFRGLLDRRPAGLGRESLRLVLIGGCRNQEDEDRVLMLRGLCQELGVADRVEFKLNVQFEELKKELTAATVGLHTMWNEHFGIGVVECMAAGAVVLAHKSGGPLLDIVVPYEGSPTGFLADDVATYTDAMERILAMPPAARLEIRRNARRSVTRFSDQEFEASFLSAMESVMGIVEQ